The DNA window GATAGACTACATTGTTGATCAACACAATATTGATTTAGATCCTCAACTCCTCAAAAAAGCAAAGGTTAGACTTAAATGATCAATTGAATTTTCTGACTTTTCTGTgctttttgaaactgaaattctACGATATATCACAATGACATATCTCTTGATTATAATCGTTCAGTTTGGCCGCAGCTTTCATTTTTGTTCTATACTCCATtcctaaaatttaaattttgatatttcTTAAGAATAAGAACTAGTGACTGAGTTCCTCATTTCAGTTCTTAGACAAGGAGCTTTGAtaaatttcatttctttttgcAGGAAATGATCACTTCTAGCTCTGACCATCCTCCTCCACAAAGAGTCTGTCATCTTAGTgtccaaaattttattttcttctgaTAACTTTATTTCATACTATACCACTTTCTTTAACAATATTATTATactgatttccttcaaaattttctCCTACATAAAAGGAAAATCAGTTCTTATATGATATTGTTGCAAATGGTCGCAATGGAATTGATGTTGACAAGTAAGTTGATACTTTTCACTCTCTTTCCTCCCGATGCACAATTATCATTGATATCCAATCTCTTAAACATAGAACCTTAACGGATTAAAGAATTTGCAGGTTTGACTACATTGTTCGTGATTCACGTGCATGTGGCCTAGGGTGCAACTTTCAGCCGGAAaggtatttatttttattatctagGCGGCTTTATTTTGTTGGGTTGGATGTTCTGACAGTCTGTGACACCACAATTGTACACCCGTGCAGCAACGTGGGCTTCTTATTGAATTAAAGCCCATACCTCGTTCCATGCCTATTTTCACAATACGGGGTTGGTAGTTAATTATAACTTGATTCAAATTTTATTGACTTTTCAGATTGATGGAGACCATGCAAGTTTTGGATAATGAAATTTGTTATCGTGCTCAAGATTGTTAGTGCTTACTAAAAACTTTGCTCTCACTGTTAGTGCAGAAAACTGTAAATTATATACATTATTATTGTTTGAAATATTGGTCAGATCTGACAATTCACAAGTTATTTGCAACCCGTGCTGATTTGCATCGAACAGTCTATACACATGCAAAAGTAAAGGTGAATTGTTTCACCGAAATTCGTAATGTCAAAACAAATTCTGTTTGTGTTCATAGAGAAAGCACAATATCTTTTTTTTCTGTTTTCTTTGTCAGGCTATAGAGTTGATGGTCATTGATGCATTGGTGAAAGCAAGTCCATATCTTCCTATTGCATCCTCTATTGATCAACCATGTGACTTTTGGAAGGTCTTGAATATATTACAAGCTTTTGATGTTAAGaatttttatttatcaatttGGATCTGACACTTACATTTTAGTTAGATGACACTATTCTTAAAACAATTGAGACTTCTTCCCAGCAAGAGTTGAAGGAGTCCAGAGACTTGATTCTGCGCATTCACAGAAGAGATCTTTACCAGGTAAAGACGTACAGTACAGTACAGTACCTGATTTATTTTTTGGATAGGTGCTTAACATATACTGTCAATTTGATGCAACCATTTACTCCATTTTGTAGTTCTGCAATGAATTCTCTGTTCCCAAAGAAATTGTCAACAACTTCAAAAGCATCACACCCCAAGACATTGTTTGTTCCCAGGTTGAAAAAGTTATAGTAATAATTATCTATTCTCATTCCATATATGTACATGTTTGGCCTACCTTTTCTGGGGATAGATTGAGATACTCATTCTATCTCAATGTCATTTTTCCTAAATAGACGAATGGCTCCAATTTGAAAGAAGACGATGTTGTTGTGAGCAATGTTAAAATTGATTTAACACGTGGGACGAAAAACCCTCTTGAAAGGTACATGCTGAAGAACTTAACCGTTCCTAATCATTTGTTAACTGCCGACAGTAGGCTgacactctttttctttttctttgcatgCATTTCCGGATCCAGAATTAAATTTTTCAAGGTACTGACTTCACTTATATTTTCAGTTTTAATAATTTTGGTCAATAAATACCTATTATATTCTGTAACTAATTGTGATTATCTTCAAGAAGTTATATTGCAAGTTAGTGTATTATGAACATGACGATAAAGTACCATATATGGGCTCAAGGCAAACGAAAGTGgtaaaattttgaaagaaataagTACTTTGTTTTGCCAATAGGTGGTTAGGATATTATGCCTTTGAAATTTTCTGTGTATGTTTGACGCCAATTATGGACAAGGTTACCGTCCTTGAAATAACTATCATCAAGTCACCGTAATCCAAATTAGTCAAATATATCTTGTATGGTTACTACTACTACTATAATTGTTAAAATGTTGCTTCCTAAAATTATTCTGTATTATATTATTGTGTCAGGACTACGAGAGTAATGAAAAATTTCCAATCCAAAAGGAGCAAATCAGTCATTTGTTGCCAGCATTTTACAAAGACATCATAGTGCGAGTATACAGTAAGAAGCCTGAACTGGTAAGCAGCAAAGAAACAAGAGGCAAAAAATGTATTTTCACAATTCGgaaatgtttgaatatatgcactTTATGTACTGATGTACTGATTTTTTGACATTAACAAAGGTGGAAGCTGTTTCTAAGGCTTTCGAAAATTATCAGCTCAAGACATTTGGAAGGAATGCACAAGTGCACGAAACCCCTGAGAAGAAGCGTCTTAAGTATAAGACCTACCCTACTGGATTTGATCATGTAGACATCTACTAGTCTACTAGTGGTCCCAAATATTTACCATATCCAATATAATGCAGTGGATGGTACAAAGTCCTACTAGTTTCTTAATTCTTGCTATTTAGTCAACCAGAGGGGGGTACATTTAGGGAAAATGTAGTATATGAATATATAAAATGAATGATGTTAAGATCTACCTTACTAGTGATCAAAATTGTGTTTTGATTAGGTTGTTGATAAGTTTTTGAGCAACATGATTCAAATTGCTTTAAAATGAATGATGGTACTTCTACCTGCTAATGTACAATGCTGTCAAAATTGCGAGTTGACTCGATGAATTGGATGAGTTAGAGCTTTTTCATGCCTGAATGAGTTGACCCTTGTGCAAAATGTTGGAGACACCTGGCGTTCCAATTCTATAAGGGGACGTGTGCGAGACAAGGATGATCTCAAAGTATCATTGGATAAATTTGAAAATGCATATCCGGACGCACTAAAtctcatttttataaaaatttagttCGGAGATACACCTCCGAATTCACCCGAAGTTAATTCGAAAATGTATCTTCGAAAAGTAGTATTTGTTccaatattatttgttttttttgttgagaaATTAATGGTAATTGTAACAAATACTATCTTCGGATATATTTCCGAATTAACCTTTGATGAATTTGAAAATGTGTGTCTGaactaaatttttataaaaaataggaTTTGGTGTGTCAGGACATATATCTATAATAAATGAGGTATTTTTGAGATTTTGCGAAGTACTGGAGAAATAACAATTGCCTTAAATTACTGTGTTTTTTCCTAACCAAGTGAAATGCATCATTGAAGGAGTTGCATTCCACTCAGTCTAatatgcaaaaatgtgatgaaacTTCCCTCCACTCCTCACTTCTGGGCCCCTACTTTTCCCTCTAACCCTCTCATTTTAAAAACCAATTTCCCCTCTCTTTCATTTACGG is part of the Vicia villosa cultivar HV-30 ecotype Madison, WI linkage group LG2, Vvil1.0, whole genome shotgun sequence genome and encodes:
- the LOC131650781 gene encoding uncharacterized protein LOC131650781 isoform X3, producing the protein MVYPGAVHSRFEHSLGVYWLAGKAIDIIKKYQGPELGIEKFDVLAVKLAGLLHDVGHGPFSHTFERGFLPLVLNGSTWSHEEMSEKMIDYIVDQHNIDLDPQLLKKAKEMITSSSDHPPPQRENQFLYDIVANGRNGIDVDKICRFDYIVRDSRACGLGCNFQPERLMETMQVLDNEICYRAQDYLTIHKLFATRADLHRTVYTHAKVKAIELMVIDALVKASPYLPIASSIDQPCDFWKLDDTILKTIETSSQQELKESRDLILRIHRRDLYQFCNEFSVPKEIVNNFKSITPQDIVCSQTNGSNLKEDDVVVSNVKIDLTRGTKNPLERIKFFKDYESNEKFPIQKEQISHLLPAFYKDIIVRVYSKKPELVEAVSKAFENYQLKTFGRNAQVHETPEKKRLKYKTYPTGFDHVDIY
- the LOC131650781 gene encoding uncharacterized protein LOC131650781 isoform X1, with amino-acid sequence MTTDSTIAVPVSSNDCVSSDRKFLKHIRDNVHGNIFLEPIFLKFVDTEQFQRLRDLKQLGLSHMVYPGAVHSRFEHSLGVYWLAGKAIDIIKKYQGPELGIEKFDVLAVKLAGLLHDVGHGPFSHTFERGFLPLVLNGSTWSHEEMSEKMIDYIVDQHNIDLDPQLLKKAKEMITSSSDHPPPQRENQFLYDIVANGRNGIDVDKICRFDYIVRDSRACGLGCNFQPERLMETMQVLDNEICYRAQDYLTIHKLFATRADLHRTVYTHAKVKAIELMVIDALVKASPYLPIASSIDQPCDFWKLDDTILKTIETSSQQELKESRDLILRIHRRDLYQFCNEFSVPKEIVNNFKSITPQDIVCSQTNGSNLKEDDVVVSNVKIDLTRGTKNPLERIKFFKDYESNEKFPIQKEQISHLLPAFYKDIIVRVYSKKPELVEAVSKAFENYQLKTFGRNAQVHETPEKKRLKYKTYPTGFDHVDIY
- the LOC131650781 gene encoding uncharacterized protein LOC131650781 isoform X2 — translated: MTTDSTIAVPVSSNDCVSSDRKFLKHIRDNVHGNIFLEPIFLKFVDTEQFQRLRDLKQLGLSHMVYPGAVHSRFEHSLGVYWLAGKAIDIIKKYQGPELGIEKFDVLAVKLAGLLHDVGHGPFSHTFERGFLPLVLNGSTWSHEEMSEKMIDYIVDQHNIDLDPQLLKKAKEMITSSSDHPPPQRENQFLYDIVANGRNGIDVDKFDYIVRDSRACGLGCNFQPERLMETMQVLDNEICYRAQDYLTIHKLFATRADLHRTVYTHAKVKAIELMVIDALVKASPYLPIASSIDQPCDFWKLDDTILKTIETSSQQELKESRDLILRIHRRDLYQFCNEFSVPKEIVNNFKSITPQDIVCSQTNGSNLKEDDVVVSNVKIDLTRGTKNPLERIKFFKDYESNEKFPIQKEQISHLLPAFYKDIIVRVYSKKPELVEAVSKAFENYQLKTFGRNAQVHETPEKKRLKYKTYPTGFDHVDIY